AAAATTCCACAGAAACATCAAACACCCATTTCTGCCATTGCTCTATAGATTGAGGTGACCAAAAAATGATGTCAATCCGCCATTTGAGAAGTTGGATTCTTTTACTTTTCCTGATTTGCACTGCCGTTCTCAATTTTTCACTTTCTGATCCAGATTCACATCTCGTCCGTAAGAAATTTCTCATGAAGCAGAAAGTCCGCCGTATGTAAGTTTTATCATTTCACTTACTAATTTATCCATTTTCTCtattttgattcaaattttGCTTCTTTTGTATTCATAATCCATTGTTTCATGGCTAATTCCTAGTTCTAGCTCGATCTTATTGATGATATCTGCTGATTATTATAAGTTACTTGTTTACTTATATATAAATTGTAATTCTGCTAGTTTTCTTCTTTATGAAATCATTTTGTTTCCCAAATTGCTCATTTACAAGTTATtctttacatataaaaaataaagtcatATTTATAAAGTCAATTTAGTACTTCAATTTATTGCTCTTAAATTTTGTTCAACAGAAGTTGATCAATCTATGTCCCTTATTTCATTGGGGCTAGAGACTTATtgtggttttgttttgcattatgATGTATTTTTATGTATGTCACAGTAATTGATGTGATGTTGTAGAATGTAGAGGGTCAATCAGAGATAACTTCTTTAACGCTAATAAGGGTAAGGTTATGTATATTTGACCCCTATGACATTGGTTGATGGAATTTTGTAGTGGAATGGAATGTTATAGAAGATGATCAATCTACCAATATATCATGACCATTTATAGATCATGCTTCTATACATTAAAGTTTGTTGTGTATATTTCCCATAATTTCATGAAATTTTTGTGTCCATTGCCCTTACAAATTTGATTGAgctttttattcaaaatgtgATTGTACTTATTTCAGGTTTTATCATGCCTATGACAACTACATGAAATATGCATTTCCGGTTTGTATAAGATCACCCATATGCAATTTAGTTGATTATTGTAGTTTTCAGGAACTTTGACCATGATTTGATGAATTTGTATGGTAATTCTTGCAGCATGATGAACTGAAACCTCTCACAAAAACTTTCACCGACTCACTCAGTGAACTAGGAAATTTGAGGGTGAGATATCTTggattgattttgtttgtatccCATTAATTTGACTACTACTTTATTGAGTGTGGTTGTATTTGTCCAGCTGGAACACTTGCCACAGAACTATAATGGTTCTGCACTTACCCTAATCGAGTCATTATCGAGGTATTTGAGTAGTAGAGATTtattgatatatatgtatatctcaGTTTTAGTGGTTTCCGTTCTCAACTAAAGGAAAATTTGTTTTGTTCAAGCCTTGTGATATTAGGTAACAATACAGAGTTCGTAAGAGCAGTGTTGTGGCTTTCCGAAAATCTGACATTTGATGTTGATGCAAGAGTGAATCTGTTCGAGGTACGCTTTATGAGCTATAAATGTCATGTTTGAAGAGATGCACTTTTAGACTTTCTTCATGTAAATAACTAAACAAGAACGTAATTGTAATCGGTGATCCGTGATCCATTGCCTTTTCTTTTCCTGGAATTATTTGCCTGCTTATGTTTTAAGCATGCATAGAGTTTTGTCTTCTCTTAGGAGATCGGAggattaacaataatatatggtGTGCTAAACAAATTGCCTTATATCCTATAACTCGAGAAGCATGTCGAATTAACTAATTCCCATGTTTTCTTTACCATTTATAATTATGGTAGTGTAACTAAATGGAGAACCAATTTGGTTATATCGAGCCATGCTATAAAACGAAAGcctatttattttgttataaaaaaaatgagagaTGCTTATAAGGagggaagaaaagaaaaatcttttatttGATGGTACGAACACATGTTTTTCATTACTTGTTCTCATCAACTTATTGTCACGACAATGAGGACCATTTAGGCTTAGGGATTAACTACTGTGTAGATTATGCCTTATTGAAGTTGGTTGATTTCTGTAGTGCAACATAAGAGTACTTGGGGGACTTGTTTCTGCTCATATGCTTGCAACTGATTCTAGAAACAGGTTCTCTCAAGGAACTTACAAGAATCAGCTCCTTATCCTAGCTGAAGACTTAGGGCGACGCTTCTTGCCTGCATTTAGTACACCAACTGGATTACCATATGCATGGATCAACCTCAAGGTAAATAGCCAACTCCCGGAATGTGTTTTCAACAATTAAGCGTAATATAATACAAAAGGAAAATTTTCAAACTGCAGTAAAGCCTAGTTTTGATTTCATTTAACTATATTACCCTGTCAGGCTGTTAGTATTTTTGCTCACATTTTTTTACCTATTCAGTTTCTTCTAGTCACTTGAAATATGGCTATGTGCTTGTGCATAGAAAAAAATCATGGATGTCGTTGAGAACTTGTGATTGCGATAACAGTTCGTGATGTCACAGACGTGGCACCTCAGAGTGTTACACTTACGACTCGTTAATGTGAATTGCTAACAATATCCATTATCTTAGTAATTCAAGTTTATAGAACTATACTTAAATCAAAGCTTATAATAGACCCTTTAGAGTCTAATACATAATATAAACAAGATTATGACGGATGATATGATAGAATAAGATCTTATAATGGTTACTCCATGAGTTCAATTCATTGTTTGCTTAAAGGAATTTTTATTCCATGTTCGTGTATGCACCTGTCATGTTCTGCATTGTGATGAAAAAATGTTAGTTAGCTTGCCACTGAGTGAAATGTTGTTTTTCTGTAAGAGGGATTTATGACTCAGGATGAATGCAAAATTATGTGAACAGTATGGagtaatggaaaacgaaacaacGGAAACTAGCACTTCTGGCTCTGGTGAGGataattatttctttaataCAATGGCTTACATTTTCCATAATTAGTGAAGTATAATTTGCATGAGATTTTCACGTTAGGTTCCTTGATTCTTGAAATGGGGGCATTATCAAGATTGACTGGTGACCCACAATATGAAGCTGCGGCGCTGCGTGCTTTGCGTAAGTTATGGAGTTTGAGGAGTTCTTTGAATCTGTTAGGGACCACACTGGATGTGGTAACTGGAAAGTGGATAGAGTATTCTTCTGGGATAGGAGCTGGTAAGTTGTCGAGTATGGACTGTTTGTCCCTTTGGTAATTTTCATCGATGTGTTGAgtatgttttgtttttaaattccCACCTGACTAAATTTGATTGCTACAATATAGGGGTCGACTCATTTTATGAGTATTTAGCTAAAGCTTACATTCTCTTTGGAAAGGATGAATACTGGAGGTTGTTTCAGTCAGCTTATGTTGCTGTCCAGAAACACTTCAGACATGGTCCATGGTAATCTTGAACTTTTTTGATTTCTTACTAAGAAACGTAAGGGCAATTTCTCTAGAAAGCATTGCCATGTAAATGAAAGGAGAAGCTGAGAAGCATTAATGATTTTCTACTATTTCTTATCGAGTAGGTATCATGAAGCTGATATGAGAACAGGGCATGCAACTTACTGGCAACTTACGAGCCTTCAAGCATTTTGGCCAGGACTACAGGCAAATATGAAATGATTTAATTATCAGGGCTGCAGTCTGGCCAGTTAAATTTTCGTCTTATTTATTTACTCTTCTTATGTTACATAGGTGCTTGTAGGAGATGTTGCAGCAGCAAATTCCTCGCACCGTGAATTTTTCAAAGTTTGGAAAAAATTTGGTGTTTTGCCAGAAAGGTATCATTCAGGAGCATTGTCGCCTCTGTTTTGCTTCTTTTTGAGGCTGATTACAATGCCGTATCCTTTCTGAAATTTGATTCATGGTTGCTTTCAGGTATCTGCTTGACCATCAAATTCTCCACCCGACGGAAAAATATTATCCACTACGTCCTGAATTGGTAGAGTCTACTTTCTACTTATATCAGGCAACTAAAGGTTTGCTTTTGAACCTTCAAACTATGCTGTCTTTTATTGTATTGGAATTAGAATGCTATTCTTTCAAATTTTATGTGCATTGTTTCAACAGTGCCAATAGAAAACTAGAAATCTATTAAATAGTTTTTAAGAAATAGTAATAAAGTAaagcaaaaattattaaaaataatctcaactacTCATTAGCATAAAATAAACCCCACTATTGATACTCCAACTATTATAGTATCCTTCTCATAATAATCCCAAGTATGTTTTTTACATGAAAATTGGGTATCTTTTGAGAAGATTAATAAAAGTTTGGATTATAatgtgaaaattatttttatagtatGGAAAATTTTGAGTTAATCAATACTGGAGATTATTTTGAACGGATTAGTCATAGGACTATTTTAaacaaattttcctaaaataaaaagggCTAACCGGTAACTATTTCGTGTTAAGAACTAAATAACCCTCACATGTGTCAAGCCACAACCTTCTTCCTCTGCGCTCATGATTCTTGTACACTCCAATGCACCCCAAATCATTTAAGCATCCTTCAAAAGTTCTTTTTCACTTACTATCAGCCCGATCCAAATTTTTTTGTGTGCATATTGCTGAATTTAAACTCCATACTATGTTGTGTTCAGATTTTAGTCTTTAACTGGTTCTAAAGTGTTATTGAACTTTAAGTCACTTCGGACGAGATTACACAGACAGGGATATGGATGTTAAATATAGATATTTATGTAATTGCCTCCAATTAAatactaactggaatttagtattaatcaagcggaagcttaattttgccaacacaattaaggggttattTAAACGTTAAACCTATGCAATATAAAAGAAGTCTTATCTgtccaaaataaaggaaaattacaaccaaatcgaaataagtcaaaagttcaaattacatctttaaaatagtccaaacctaaacaactaaactaatagtctctcaaatacaataaagagatctaaacaaaaggggagtcatactccaactcgggttcatcttccgcttGCATATCCATTCttcgtcgaggtgccataggggtttactttaaaaacaaaactattggaaaaacatacaaagcatagtatcagcaaaaaggctgagtataaacacactagtgttcgtcaaacaagttattaaaacctttttgatttgagtaaatacattttgaaatatgttttttcatttgataatgtTGGGATgggttatcccacatcgacaaattaaagatggggtgcacactttataagctattggagaccttcttcccatagccatatggttttgggatggtatatactCCTTGGCTTGTGAAGTGTGTGTACCTCGTGTTTTCCCCGATAattgctggcattcacaataagtccagcctaatttaacatggtatcagagctaatgTGACAaggcctaatttaacatggtatcagagctaatgTGACAAGATGTCACAAGTTCGAatttcaaccacccctcatttaaagagGAATATTCAGCGTCTATGCGCATCCACCCTTCTAACTcaatgggctctcgtgtgagggggcgtgttagagtatataacatatcctggagcCTTAACTATtgacttaagcttttggttgagttggtttcttgacatggtatcagagctgatggttcgataaaaaaaaaattttaaatggtaGGTCCGAAAATAATGGCGTttctaccctaattgattactcccacatgcgaacttgatgGGGGTTTGCATGTGAGGGAGGGTCTTGGGATGGGGTATTTcacatcgacaaattaaagatggggtgcacactttataagctattggaccttcttcccatagccatatggttttgggatggtatatactccttggcttatgaagtgtgtgtaCCTCGTGTTTTCCCCGATAATTGCTGGCATTCAGCCTAATTTAAtagataaatcatattatcattcaaacccaTTTTAATggttctatagtcatttcaaattctcatttttttatcataacTCATAAGAtttcaatggatccaaatcaatttcaaactcatatcataagtttgcatgggtactctgtgagtcatcctgtgactggtttggtagtcggtctaccgtccgcgacatgtccggcaagtgtaacacaatggtattgtgtacaatacgcgctcagcattggtgagccgtttaatcatgcacacaacatttgctgtggcatatgtacccgccatttaggctaaaatatttttatatataatatataacttgtaatttcaatagcatttgaatagtcaaaaatattaactttttccatatgaaaaacattttttatttgcaacatagcaaaacatactttatttacaacattgcaaaatcaaatcataatctttCTCACATgagtaaaacatgcttagcataattatgtcatcaaacataacctttgtactATATTGCgacatcactagcatgtatgaaaATGCAttgtaacaaaaagtgattaaagttcaatacgatttttcaaggaaaccaGTAAAATGTTCGTTTTAATCCTTCTTGAAGTAAATATAGTttataagtctataaaatcattatcatagAGGATTTCATAAAACACCATTTTcgtaaatacgagatagttttgctggtaataaaatcgataattggtttacaaaatacatattaattctccaacaaggcccaaattaatcaagtcattataacaccttatttaaaatgaatttaaggttgtcccatcagattataattggttatgccaatttataacgattttataattatttttaataatttaggtatttaccgttgtttaaatgatgtcttatatccgtaaaatttataaaccatctaagttaaacttattttatactatgaggcagtaggttattaatacaattataaatttttgatataggtctatttttactcaatttaattaacaatattacaccttttaataaataaacaatttctattaatttgataaattagtaaataagtaataattagcttaataaaattatatcaaagttgTAGAAGTCATATAACACTTTTATTAgcccatttgaacttataaaattcatgtgtgatattttattattttgtatatgcattttatcaataaataaaataaaatcggtttaaaattatttaagtctgaataaaataatataaaaattcgaTGATGTTCCAGAAACTATTTTAAGGgacataaaattttaaataaccattacaaatcacttggtttatttttaataattaatttcgttattttaccgataaaacaaatagaatttatttaagtccatatatggttacgaaaatccatataattttttttacatgtatctattgtttatataagtgtcttataaaattttcatgcccaaaagacgtcatttagtatttattttatattttaccgttttctaaCTTAGCGATTATTAATAAcctagtaaaaattattaaggttctTAAACGTCAACAAaatcttcccaaacttttaccaattttagttACAGTCCTTATgagtatatgataaaaatttcaagtccatctatttttatttggtaattattttatattttattattttacaattttcgataaacaatttaacgattactcaaaaatcatgaaaaatttcaAACTAAATATGTtttggccaaatcttgttggagacattataatatgattttattaattatttttgatgatcaaGAGTATTTTTTATTACCATGTTttaataataagagtatttaacaccataaaatccattaaagtatcattttcttaacatatagctactggaaattacttttaaaatgcattttaaatattttcgaAGTCCATATAACCATTTTCATCACGattactttcacaaagtagtgttaataGGCCTTAAAACATACAACAATTCTTAAAAttaacatgcatgatgcccacaataataatacatgtaataaatcattccatactcaaaattatcaatttgatatcatttttcaagatttgagaacttctctttgggaattttatttttaaaaacaagtttatacaaaattttcccaacttgttcttaaatcttttaaaaatcaccccatgtgacgtacctcgactccaagcctatataaatattccgtaagctcctacgcattcttagaagtggttccaacttcgggtccttgtccttcaagtctcaactctaACTCTtccaactaaacatattgcattcatccaaaaatcaataataattttggatttctaacatgcacttaatttTCCTTAGTTGGAGTTGTTAAACTAATTCttatgatgattttaacatatttgaagTATACTTAtgatgttgagcaacatacttgatcaagtcccataattttacttaaatcctttaagtaacaaaatttataagtttgcagaaatacattttcttagtttttaatttttatagatttatacaaGTGATGATTTTTCCTCTTTTTAGTCATAAAATATATCTTTATAACATACTTGATTTATGAGAAAgatttcatacaaaaatcatatttatatatatacttattctAGTATAAATTGTAAAAGCAAAGTTTGTAAACTTGAATTTAGAAAATCTTGTAAGAATGCTCCAAAGTAGTATGAatgaagtataataaaatgaataatgtTTTTATGAAGTTTTTATATTCTAAAACTTCATATAGTTAGTCTTTTTTGTAAGTGTTTTTGTAAAGAAATGAAAGTGTTTTTGTTGGAGGTAATTAGAGATGACCTTGTATATGTTTATATGAATACTTTAAGGAGTATATGATGATTTTATTAATCTGAACAACAGCTATTATGCTCTAAAATGGGTGTTTTTCAAGTGGTTTTAATGAGATTTTGAAGTAGAAAACATGTAGGACTTGTAGAGGTATTTGAGGGAAGTTGTTTGAATGAGTTTGTGAGTGTATTAAGTGACAATTTATGTGTGAAATGAAGATGATGGAGGGGCTGATTTTCTACAGAAAAATCATATTCTTTGGCCCTTGTATTTGCTCTTTGCATGCATGTAATGATGCTCAACATTGACTAGGATAAGAGGGGGTCTTAGGTAGAACATCTAGCTTGTTTGTGTAAGTGAACAAAGTGCATGCAATGGAGGAAAATGGGGTAGCTATAGCTGGTTGGTTTTAGTTTTTGGGAGATgatttttgtcctcaatttgatctattatagtgtaggaaaggttcAACTATGGTTGTTTAAAGTTTTGGtacaaattgttgtacatgtcaCAAGTTGGGCAACTTGTGTTTCATGCttaaaatcacttgtatacttgtatgaaaaatttaatttattctcaaCATGGGTAAATAAAGTTTTGGGTAAGCATTATAATTATCCCGAAACGTTATgagtagttgctcaactttaagttttacctccaaagtttacgttacttgttacggtTCATAACTACATTACGAACTAACAAGTTCCTAATCACCGTAGATATTTTCAAATTGCTACCattactaattaaattttaattagtaataaacaaatatataaaaaaaatttaggcgctaaaaacgactaatgaagtCTCATTAATGAGACTGTTTCAATTTACATATGTTCTATTTGCAGCATATAAACATAGAAACTAATGGTTGCTTTAATTTTGGAGTCGATCATTTATGTATTATGTTCAAATTTATTCTCATTTTGCTCAAATACTGTCAGATCCATGGTACTTGGAAGTGGGTGAATCAATTGCTAACTCTCTGAATTTGTACACCAAAGTGAATGGTGGTTTTGCAAGTGTTCGAGATGTCTCCACTATGGTGTTGGAAGACCATCAGCACAGTTTTTTCCTTGCCGAAACGTATGCTTGCATTCTTTCTCCTTTGCTCAAAACCGAAGAATGATTGTTTATGCTATTAAAATATGCTTGGAGTATAACAATGCTAAAATCTAATCCTTGCAATATGGGATCAGCTGATGTCACTTACTattaagaaaatcaattccgataataataaacatatatTCTCTTCCTCCATTGATCCCTAAATCTTAATTCTTTATGTCATTTTCGCTCTTGTTGTCTCGATCATCTTCAGCTTatctctttttcttcttaaaaacAGAAAGTTGAATCTTCCACTTTTTTAAGtggtttgtttatttttctttgtacACCATCAAACCAATGTAAACAACTATTTCTCCTTTTGTATCTTTAATATCTGCAACTACAAGACCTGTTTTTCTCTTcgttttgaattttataatttaaattacacaaattcttgtgagagacagtcactttgagagaccatctctaattgggccggtcattatatattttgtaaaatattataagtagacattaagaatgatgtaagtagacatttaaggatacagaaagtaaacattaagaataatgtaagtaggcattaatcttaaTGGGCTGGACTTGAGATACATATCTCAAAGAGAcgatcattttaaattatatctaCTCATCCATCTTAACATACGATGCACTATTAGTTTACACCTAATACAATTTCCTGTCGTATGTGCAGATGCAAATACCTATATCTTCTATACGACGACTCATTTTTACTTGATCAGAATTACATCTTCACGACTGAGGGTCACCCTCTTCCTGTGCTTGCTGCTTGGCATGATAGGCTTCCTGAGGTATATACTTCAAATTATACTTTCCTCCAGGTATGA
This Amaranthus tricolor cultivar Red isolate AtriRed21 chromosome 13, ASM2621246v1, whole genome shotgun sequence DNA region includes the following protein-coding sequences:
- the LOC130798659 gene encoding alpha-mannosidase I MNS5 isoform X2, producing MMSIRHLRSWILLLFLICTAVLNFSLSDPDSHLVRKKFLMKQKVRRMFYHAYDNYMKYAFPHDELKPLTKTFTDSLSELGNLRLEHLPQNYNGSALTLIESLSSLVILGNNTEFVRAVLWLSENLTFDVDARVNLFECNIRVLGGLVSAHMLATDSRNRFSQGTYKNQLLILAEDLGRRFLPAFSTPTGLPYAWINLKYGVMENETTETSTSGSGSLILEMGALSRLTGDPQYEAAALRALRKLWSLRSSLNLLGTTLDVVTGKWIEYSSGIGAGVDSFYEYLAKAYILFGKDEYWRLFQSAYVAVQKHFRHGPWYHEADMRTGHATYWQLTSLQAFWPGLQVLVGDVAAANSSHREFFKVWKKFGVLPERYLLDHQILHPTEKYYPLRPELVESTFYLYQATKDPWYLEVGESIANSLNLYTKVNGGFASVRDVSTMVLEDHQHSFFLAETCKYLYLLYDDSFLLDQNYIFTTEGHPLPVLAAWHDRLPERSNLVRRTSAMSMQICPAITVSTNNNKKGDQKRESLCHVADARSDHRCLSDEDCGVDATSCRRRSCSIAGYCGLWLFV
- the LOC130798659 gene encoding alpha-mannosidase I MNS5 isoform X3 — encoded protein: MMSIRHLRSWILLLFLICTAVLNFSLSDPDSHLVRKKFLMKQKVRRMFYHAYDNYMKYAFPHDELKPLTKTFTDSLSELGNLRLEHLPQNYNGSALTLIESLSSLVILGNNTEFVRAVLWLSENLTFDVDARVNLFECNIRVLGGLVSAHMLATDSRNRFSQGTYKNQLLILAEDLGRRFLPAFSTPTGLPYAWINLKYGVMENETTETSTSGSGSLILEMGALSRLTGDPQYEAAALRALRKLWSLRSSLNLLGTTLDVVTGKWIEYSSGIGAGVDSFYEYLAKAYILFGKDEYWRLFQSAYVAVQKHFRHGPWYHEADMRTGHATYWQLTSLQAFWPGLQVLVGDVAAANSSHREFFKVWKKFGVLPERYLLDHQILHPTEKYYPLRPELVESTFYLYQATKDPWYLEVGESIANSLNLYTKVNGGFASVRDVSTMVLEDHQHSFFLAETCKYLYLLYDDSFLLDQNYIFTTEGHPLPVLAAWHDRLPEVYTSNYTFLQVYSSRFYRGEEKRIQKK
- the LOC130798659 gene encoding alpha-mannosidase I MNS5 isoform X1, which gives rise to MMSIRHLRSWILLLFLICTAVLNFSLSDPDSHLVRKKFLMKQKVRRMFYHAYDNYMKYAFPHDELKPLTKTFTDSLSELGNLRLEHLPQNYNGSALTLIESLSSLVILGNNTEFVRAVLWLSENLTFDVDARVNLFECNIRVLGGLVSAHMLATDSRNRFSQGTYKNQLLILAEDLGRRFLPAFSTPTGLPYAWINLKYGVMENETTETSTSGSGSLILEMGALSRLTGDPQYEAAALRALRKLWSLRSSLNLLGTTLDVVTGKWIEYSSGIGAGVDSFYEYLAKAYILFGKDEYWRLFQSAYVAVQKHFRHGPWYHEADMRTGHATYWQLTSLQAFWPGLQVLVGDVAAANSSHREFFKVWKKFGVLPERYLLDHQILHPTEKYYPLRPELVESTFYLYQATKDPWYLEVGESIANSLNLYTKVNGGFASVRDVSTMVLEDHQHSFFLAETCKYLYLLYDDSFLLDQNYIFTTEGHPLPVLAAWHDRLPEVYTSNYTFLQRSNLVRRTSAMSMQICPAITVSTNNNKKGDQKRESLCHVADARSDHRCLSDEDCGVDATSCRRRSCSIAGYCGLWLFV
- the LOC130798659 gene encoding alpha-mannosidase I MNS5 isoform X4 gives rise to the protein MMSIRHLRSWILLLFLICTAVLNFSLSDPDSHLVRKKFLMKQKVRRMFYHAYDNYMKYAFPHDELKPLTKTFTDSLSELGNLRLEHLPQNYNGSALTLIESLSSLVILGNNTEFVRAVLWLSENLTFDVDARVNLFECNIRVLGGLVSAHMLATDSRNRFSQGTYKNQLLILAEDLGRRFLPAFSTPTGLPYAWINLKYGVMENETTETSTSGSGSLILEMGALSRLTGDPQYEAAALRALRKLWSLRSSLNLLGTTLDVVTGKWIEYSSGIGAGVDSFYEYLAKAYILFGKDEYWRLFQSAYVAVQKHFRHGPWYHEADMRTGHATYWQLTSLQAFWPGLQVLVGDVAAANSSHREFFKVWKKFGVLPERYLLDHQILHPTEKYYPLRPELVESTFYLYQATKDANTYIFYTTTHFYLIRITSSRLRVTLFLCLLLGMIGFLRYILQIILSSRYIHLDFIEEKRRGYKRNKKTTNIKREAQHKKEIIVYNKLIFV
- the LOC130798659 gene encoding alpha-mannosidase I MNS5 isoform X6: MMSIRHLRSWILLLFLICTAVLNFSLSDPDSHLVRKKFLMKQKVRRMFYHAYDNYMKYAFPHDELKPLTKTFTDSLSELGNLRLEHLPQNYNGSALTLIESLSSLVILGNNTEFVRAVLWLSENLTFDVDARVNLFECNIRVLGGLVSAHMLATDSRNRFSQGTYKNQLLILAEDLGRRFLPAFSTPTGLPYAWINLKYGVMENETTETSTSGSGSLILEMGALSRLTGDPQYEAAALRALRKLWSLRSSLNLLGTTLDVVTGKWIEYSSGIGAGVDSFYEYLAKAYILFGKDEYWRLFQSAYVAVQKHFRHGPWYHEADMRTGHATYWQLTSLQAFWPGLQVLVGDVAAANSSHREFFKVWKKFGVLPERYLLDHQILHPTEKYYPLRPELVESTFYLYQATKDANTYIFYTTTHFYLIRITSSRLRVTLFLCLLLGMIGFLRDQIWLDVQVQCRCRYALQLP
- the LOC130798659 gene encoding alpha-mannosidase I MNS5 isoform X5, yielding MMSIRHLRSWILLLFLICTAVLNFSLSDPDSHLVRKKFLMKQKVRRMFYHAYDNYMKYAFPHDELKPLTKTFTDSLSELGNLRLEHLPQNYNGSALTLIESLSSLVILGNNTEFVRAVLWLSENLTFDVDARVNLFECNIRVLGGLVSAHMLATDSRNRFSQGTYKNQLLILAEDLGRRFLPAFSTPTGLPYAWINLKYGVMENETTETSTSGSGSLILEMGALSRLTGDPQYEAAALRALRKLWSLRSSLNLLGTTLDVVTGKWIEYSSGIGAGVDSFYEYLAKAYILFGKDEYWRLFQSAYVAVQKHFRHGPWYHEADMRTGHATYWQLTSLQAFWPGLQVLVGDVAAANSSHREFFKVWKKFGVLPERYLLDHQILHPTEKYYPLRPELVESTFYLYQATKDANTYIFYTTTHFYLIRITSSRLRVTLFLCLLLGMIGFLRYILQIILSSRDQIWLDVQVQCRCRYALQLP